One Pseudoalteromonas ulvae UL12 DNA window includes the following coding sequences:
- a CDS encoding DUF6136 family protein has product MFSAFYRYRSQAFRYEISLLSQQLKQLLGFLFMLLASALPGIVLLIFMSLGKVIKAQGGEVVQAWVAWCFLAGQTLYFYALNHALLNTKQRSFQRSLAQNSWWLWLADARNLLLSHVFIWCSLFVLLSMNAAQIKQNSPFILFIVLQLLLGFLSLYRMQQSVIFCFLAAISSVYWSELSLFAIMVSWCFITLLCLFIPPISWQSRFSVTDQRRLWLSFYLHHYQILLWRMACILVIFSAMCVLATERADMIYLAGYFSGFLTLLLLLTLHIEVKKIAKDYELFLLSLNQAWPFKRMRLLSSVVGCTLLTIAIFVVFGQGYLAIILWWISIMCLYFAEKKPEHIALVWGIYLVGGLFI; this is encoded by the coding sequence ATGTTTAGCGCGTTTTATCGTTATCGTAGCCAAGCCTTTCGATATGAAATCAGTCTGTTATCGCAGCAATTAAAGCAATTGTTAGGCTTTTTATTTATGCTGTTGGCCAGTGCACTGCCTGGCATTGTTTTGCTGATTTTTATGAGTTTAGGCAAAGTCATTAAAGCGCAAGGAGGCGAGGTCGTCCAAGCATGGGTGGCGTGGTGTTTTTTGGCAGGTCAAACGCTTTATTTTTATGCGCTTAATCATGCACTATTAAATACAAAACAGCGTAGTTTTCAACGCAGTTTAGCCCAAAACTCTTGGTGGTTATGGCTCGCTGATGCACGTAATTTACTACTGTCACATGTATTTATTTGGTGTTCGCTGTTTGTATTATTGTCGATGAACGCCGCACAAATTAAGCAAAACAGCCCGTTTATTCTCTTTATTGTTTTACAGCTCTTACTTGGTTTTTTATCTTTGTATCGGATGCAACAAAGTGTGATTTTCTGTTTCCTCGCTGCGATATCGAGTGTGTATTGGTCTGAATTAAGCTTATTCGCTATTATGGTGAGTTGGTGCTTTATCACGCTGTTATGTCTGTTTATACCACCTATTAGTTGGCAAAGTCGCTTTTCAGTCACAGATCAAAGACGGCTATGGCTGAGCTTTTATCTTCATCATTATCAGATATTGCTTTGGCGTATGGCGTGTATTCTGGTGATTTTTTCTGCGATGTGTGTGTTGGCGACTGAACGAGCTGATATGATTTATTTGGCGGGTTATTTCTCTGGCTTTTTAACCTTGCTGTTATTACTTACACTGCATATTGAGGTCAAGAAGATAGCCAAAGACTACGAGTTATTTTTGCTTTCACTTAATCAAGCTTGGCCATTTAAACGCATGCGCTTATTGAGTAGTGTCGTTGGCTGTACTTTACTGACTATCGCTATATTTGTTGTGTTTGGTCAGGGTTATCTTGCCATCATTTTATGGTGGATCAGTATCATGTGTTTATATTTTGCAGAAAAAAAACCAGAGCACATCGCTCTGGTTTGGGGAATATATCTGGTTGGAGGCTTATTTATTTAA